CATGTACTGGATGCCGCGCGTGCAGGGCCAGCAAAGTCCGTATGACCACATCTCGCTGTTCTGGGAAGACCGCATGCTGCGCGACGTGCGCATCCGCCGGCTGGAGCATCCGCGCAACTGGTCGCAGCAGCCGCCCACGCGCAGCGCGCGGCTGGTGGGCGCGGTGGAGATCGAGGGCGTGGACGCGGGCGGCAACCTGGTGGTGCATTCCACCTTCCAGATGACCGAATGGCGCAAGCGCCAGCCGCGCCAGCTGGCGGGCCGCTATACCCACAAGCTGGCCGCCGAGGGCGATAGCTGGCGTATCCGCATGAAGCGGGTGGATCTGGTCAATTGCGACGACGTGCACGACGTGTTCGAGGTGTTCGTGTGACCACGACCGATGCCGCGGTGCTGGCGCTGCACTTCCAGAACGACGTGCTGCACCCCGAGGGCAAGATCCGTGTCGGCCTGGATGCGGACAGCGGGGCGCGCCAGCGCCTGCTGGACAATGCGGCGGCCCTGCTGGCGGGCGCGCGGGCGCATGACCTGCCCATCGTGCACGTGCGCATCGCGTTCCGGCCGGACTACGCCGACCTGATGGCCAATTGCCCCATCTTCCGCAACGTGGCCGCCATCGGCGCGGTGCCGGAGGGGCAGTGGGGCAGCGCCTTCTACGAGGGGCTGCAGCCGCTGGCGGGCAGCGCGCGCGAG
The sequence above is drawn from the Achromobacter xylosoxidans genome and encodes:
- a CDS encoding cysteine hydrolase family protein encodes the protein MTTTDAAVLALHFQNDVLHPEGKIRVGLDADSGARQRLLDNAAALLAGARAHDLPIVHVRIAFRPDYADLMANCPIFRNVAAIGAVPEGQWGSAFYEGLQPLAGSAREFVVKHTRISAFYGTPLEETLRLLGARRLVVAGVATHSVVEGTVRHAADIGFEVMVAQDACASADPAVHDASLASMRLIAQTGPVAEAVRWAAAPH
- a CDS encoding aromatic-ring-hydroxylating dioxygenase subunit beta — encoded protein: MLLDLDFDVSTAGLSPAEVPADTYHRIAQFLYREARLLDERRYDDWQALWTADGMYWMPRVQGQQSPYDHISLFWEDRMLRDVRIRRLEHPRNWSQQPPTRSARLVGAVEIEGVDAGGNLVVHSTFQMTEWRKRQPRQLAGRYTHKLAAEGDSWRIRMKRVDLVNCDDVHDVFEVFV